In Sphingobium amiense, a genomic segment contains:
- a CDS encoding GNAT family N-acetyltransferase, which yields MASQSFTVRPAHPDDAAVLSVLKLAAFRETFIDGFAVPYPPADLARFEADSYGVAKIAAELADPAHATWVAEDAGRLLAYAHVGPCKLPHPEARADQGELYQLYALNAAQGMGVGRALMDAALDWLASAMPGPVWLGVWSGNERAQAVYAKRGFEKVGEYGFPVGDWTDHEYIFRRP from the coding sequence ATGGCTTCGCAATCCTTCACCGTCCGTCCCGCGCATCCGGATGATGCCGCCGTGCTCTCCGTCCTCAAGCTGGCGGCGTTCCGCGAAACCTTCATCGACGGATTCGCCGTGCCCTATCCCCCCGCCGATCTCGCCCGGTTCGAGGCCGACAGCTACGGGGTGGCGAAGATCGCGGCCGAACTGGCCGATCCTGCCCATGCGACATGGGTGGCGGAGGATGCCGGACGGCTGCTCGCCTATGCCCATGTCGGCCCGTGCAAGCTTCCGCATCCGGAGGCGCGCGCCGATCAGGGCGAACTCTACCAGCTTTACGCCCTCAACGCCGCGCAGGGCATGGGCGTGGGCCGCGCACTGATGGACGCCGCGCTCGACTGGCTGGCGAGCGCGATGCCGGGGCCGGTCTGGCTCGGCGTCTGGTCGGGCAATGAGCGCGCACAGGCGGTCTATGCGAAGCGCGGGTTTGAGAAGGTCGGCGAATATGGCTTCCCGGTCGGCGACTGGACCGACCATGAATATATCTTCCGCCGCCCCTGA
- a CDS encoding peptidylprolyl isomerase: protein MRFTRALKTVAIGFALTASIPAFAQGGGRGQAEEMKKAETAAKAQENLKTLGTDITPKLPPATVPADPQNIWDLDLSSGGRVRIQLRPDIAPAHVERIKELTRQGFYNGLKFHRVIPGFMAQGGDPKGDGTGGSTLPDLKAEFNPMPHLRGTVSMARAQSPDSANSQFFIVLLPRMQLDKKYTVFGRVIDGMQYVDAIAEGEPPANPTVILQASIDSDGKPPVTAAPPPPPAPAPSIVPTPAKKPAPKKK, encoded by the coding sequence ATGCGTTTCACCCGCGCGCTCAAGACCGTGGCGATCGGTTTCGCCCTTACCGCGTCCATTCCGGCGTTCGCCCAGGGCGGTGGCCGCGGACAGGCCGAGGAAATGAAGAAGGCCGAAACCGCGGCGAAGGCGCAGGAAAATCTCAAGACGCTGGGCACCGACATTACGCCCAAGCTGCCGCCCGCGACCGTCCCTGCCGATCCCCAGAATATCTGGGATCTCGACCTGTCGAGCGGCGGGCGCGTGCGCATCCAGTTGCGCCCCGACATCGCGCCCGCGCATGTCGAACGGATCAAGGAACTGACGCGGCAGGGCTTCTATAACGGCCTCAAATTCCACCGGGTGATCCCCGGCTTCATGGCGCAGGGCGGCGATCCCAAGGGCGACGGGACGGGCGGCTCCACGCTTCCCGACCTCAAGGCCGAATTCAACCCGATGCCGCACCTTCGCGGCACCGTCTCGATGGCGCGCGCGCAAAGCCCCGACAGCGCCAACAGCCAGTTCTTCATCGTGCTGCTGCCCCGCATGCAGCTCGACAAGAAATATACCGTCTTCGGCCGCGTGATCGACGGGATGCAATATGTCGACGCCATCGCGGAAGGCGAGCCGCCGGCAAACCCGACCGTCATCCTCCAGGCGTCGATCGACAGCGACGGCAAGCCGCCCGTGACCGCCGCGCCGCCTCCGCCGCCCGCACCGGCCCCGTCGATCGTTCCGACGCCCGCGAAAAAGCCCGCACCCAAAAAGAAGTAA
- a CDS encoding exodeoxyribonuclease VII small subunit: protein MAETSSFPDPASLSFEEALRALEQIVRRLESGDVPLDESIALYAQGEELRKRCTERLAAAEARIQKLTLDASGAPVGAQPFGAD, encoded by the coding sequence ATGGCCGAGACATCCTCTTTTCCCGATCCGGCGAGCCTGTCCTTCGAGGAAGCGCTCCGCGCGCTCGAACAGATCGTCCGCCGGCTCGAAAGCGGCGACGTGCCGCTCGACGAATCGATTGCACTCTATGCGCAGGGCGAGGAACTGCGGAAACGCTGCACCGAACGGCTCGCGGCTGCGGAGGCGCGCATCCAGAAACTGACGCTGGACGCCAGCGGCGCGCCAGTCGGTGCGCAACCCTTCGGCGCGGACTGA
- the purL gene encoding phosphoribosylformylglycinamidine synthase subunit PurL — protein MSSTAPQITPETVAEHGLSPEEYDRVLNALGREPNLTELGIFSVMWSEHCSYKSSRIHLKKLPTTGPQVICGPGENAGVVDIGDGQAAIFKMESHNHPSYIEPYQGAATGVGGILRDVFTMGARPVANMNALRFGRPDHPKMKHLISGVVHGIGGYGNCVGVPTVGGEVNFHPAYDGNILVNAMTVGVADTDKIFYSAASGVGNPIVYVGSKTGRDGIHGATMASADFGEDSEEKRPTVQVGDPFTEKLLIEACLELMASDAIVAIQDMGAAGLTSSSVEMASKGGVGIELNMDAVPQRETGMTAYEMMLSESQERMLMVLQPGKEAFAEAIFRKWELDFAVIGHVTDTGRMVLVHKGETVCDIPLAPLADDAPLYDRPSLSREDYKAWAKVEPLGDLPASADVGADLVALMGSPDIASRRWIWEQYDHMVGADTVQRPGGDAAVVRVHGSQKGIAISTDCTPRYCYADPYEGGKQAIAECYRNLSAVGSTPLAVTNCLNFANPQRPEIMAQLTGCLDGMGDACRALDFPIVSGNVSLYNESKATGGGSAILPTPAIGGIGLLADIDAMATVAFKNAGDAIWLIGGEGSHLGQSIWLREIAGCEAGDAPKVDLAAERANGDLVRSLIAEGKASAVHDVSDGGLLVAIAEMALAGGIGAALTTAFTPQSAFGEDQGRYIVTAAQGVEVPGAVRIGTVGGDSVAGVPLADLRAAHEGFFPKLMDSEL, from the coding sequence ATGTCCAGCACCGCTCCCCAGATCACCCCGGAAACCGTCGCCGAACATGGCCTTTCCCCGGAAGAATATGACCGCGTTCTGAATGCGCTCGGGCGCGAGCCGAACCTTACCGAACTCGGCATCTTTTCGGTCATGTGGTCGGAGCATTGCAGCTATAAGTCGAGCCGCATCCATCTCAAAAAACTGCCCACCACCGGCCCGCAGGTGATCTGCGGCCCCGGCGAGAATGCGGGCGTCGTGGACATTGGCGACGGGCAGGCGGCGATCTTCAAGATGGAGAGCCACAACCACCCGTCCTACATCGAACCCTATCAGGGCGCGGCGACGGGCGTCGGCGGCATCCTGCGCGATGTGTTCACCATGGGCGCGCGCCCGGTCGCGAACATGAATGCGCTGCGTTTCGGGCGGCCCGATCACCCGAAGATGAAGCATCTCATCAGCGGCGTGGTGCACGGCATCGGCGGCTACGGCAATTGCGTGGGCGTGCCGACGGTGGGCGGCGAAGTGAATTTCCACCCCGCCTATGACGGCAACATCCTGGTCAACGCGATGACCGTAGGCGTCGCGGACACGGACAAAATCTTCTATTCGGCAGCGTCGGGCGTCGGCAATCCGATCGTCTATGTGGGGTCCAAGACCGGACGCGACGGCATCCATGGCGCGACGATGGCGTCGGCGGATTTCGGCGAGGACAGCGAGGAAAAGCGCCCGACCGTGCAGGTGGGCGACCCCTTCACCGAAAAGCTGCTGATCGAGGCGTGTCTGGAGCTGATGGCGTCGGACGCCATCGTCGCCATTCAGGACATGGGCGCGGCGGGCCTCACCTCCTCCAGCGTCGAGATGGCCTCCAAGGGCGGCGTCGGCATCGAACTCAACATGGACGCCGTGCCGCAACGCGAAACGGGCATGACCGCCTATGAGATGATGCTGTCGGAATCGCAGGAGCGGATGCTGATGGTGCTCCAGCCCGGCAAGGAAGCCTTTGCCGAAGCGATCTTCCGCAAGTGGGAGCTGGACTTCGCGGTCATCGGCCATGTCACCGACACGGGGCGCATGGTGCTGGTGCACAAGGGCGAGACGGTGTGCGACATCCCGCTCGCGCCGCTGGCCGACGACGCGCCGCTCTATGATCGCCCGTCACTGTCGCGGGAAGACTATAAGGCATGGGCGAAGGTCGAACCGCTGGGCGACCTGCCCGCCAGCGCGGATGTGGGCGCGGACCTCGTGGCGCTCATGGGATCGCCCGACATCGCCAGCCGCCGCTGGATATGGGAGCAATATGACCATATGGTCGGCGCGGACACGGTGCAGCGCCCCGGCGGCGACGCGGCGGTCGTGCGCGTGCATGGATCGCAGAAGGGCATCGCGATCAGCACCGACTGCACGCCGCGCTATTGCTATGCCGACCCCTATGAAGGCGGCAAGCAGGCCATCGCGGAATGTTATCGCAACCTGTCGGCGGTGGGATCGACCCCGCTCGCCGTCACTAACTGCCTGAACTTCGCCAACCCCCAGCGGCCCGAAATCATGGCGCAGTTGACCGGCTGCCTCGACGGCATGGGCGATGCGTGCCGCGCGCTCGACTTCCCGATCGTGTCGGGCAATGTCAGCCTCTATAATGAGAGCAAGGCGACCGGCGGCGGCTCCGCCATCCTGCCGACGCCCGCCATCGGCGGCATCGGGCTGCTGGCCGACATCGACGCGATGGCGACCGTCGCGTTCAAAAATGCGGGCGATGCGATCTGGCTGATCGGCGGAGAAGGATCGCATCTCGGCCAGTCGATCTGGCTGCGCGAGATTGCGGGCTGTGAGGCGGGCGACGCGCCGAAGGTCGATCTGGCAGCGGAACGCGCCAACGGGGATCTGGTCCGCTCGCTGATCGCGGAAGGCAAGGCGAGCGCGGTGCATGACGTTTCGGACGGCGGGCTGCTGGTCGCGATTGCGGAAATGGCTCTGGCGGGCGGGATCGGCGCGGCGCTGACCACCGCCTTCACGCCGCAGAGCGCGTTCGGCGAGGATCAGGGGCGCTATATCGTCACCGCGGCGCAGGGCGTCGAGGTGCCGGGCGCGGTGCGGATCGGCACGGTGGGCGGCGACAGCGTCGCGGGCGTGCCTCTGGCCGACCTGCGCGCCGCGCATGAGGGCTTCTTTCCCAAGCTGATGGACAGCGAGCTTTAA
- the queA gene encoding tRNA preQ1(34) S-adenosylmethionine ribosyltransferase-isomerase QueA — MRVDLFDFDLPQDNIALRPASPRDSARLLLVPGDGAMQDHIVRNLPSLLRSGDVLVFNDTKVIPAQLEGKRGEARIGATLHRRLGLRQWQAFLRNARRVRAGDRIDFGAGVTAIAGPRDEDGGVTLDFEGEEPVEILLERAGRMPLPPYIASKRPTDERDRSDYQTMFAREDGAVAAPTAALHFTPALMTAIAQAGVLTETLTLHVGAGTFLPVKADDTDDHRMHAEWGRIDAATAERLNAARAAGGRLIAVGTTSLRLLESACGEDGVIRPFADETRIFITPGYRFRAVDGLMTNFHLPKSTLFMLVSALMGRERMQSAYAHAIATGYRFYSYGDSSLLLP; from the coding sequence ATGCGCGTAGACCTGTTCGATTTCGACCTGCCGCAGGACAATATCGCCCTGCGCCCGGCGTCCCCGCGCGACAGCGCCCGGCTGCTGCTGGTGCCCGGCGACGGCGCGATGCAGGACCATATCGTGCGCAATCTGCCCTCGCTCCTGCGCTCAGGCGACGTGCTGGTCTTCAACGATACGAAGGTCATTCCCGCCCAGCTTGAAGGCAAGCGCGGCGAAGCGCGCATCGGCGCGACGCTGCACAGGCGGCTCGGCCTGCGCCAGTGGCAGGCGTTCCTGCGCAACGCCAGGCGGGTGCGCGCAGGCGACCGGATCGACTTCGGCGCAGGCGTCACCGCCATCGCCGGGCCGCGCGATGAGGATGGCGGCGTGACGCTCGATTTCGAGGGCGAAGAGCCGGTCGAGATCCTGCTGGAACGGGCAGGACGGATGCCGCTCCCGCCCTATATCGCCAGCAAGCGCCCCACCGACGAACGCGACCGCAGCGATTACCAGACCATGTTCGCGCGGGAGGATGGCGCGGTCGCCGCGCCCACCGCCGCGCTGCACTTCACGCCCGCCCTGATGACCGCCATCGCGCAGGCGGGCGTCCTCACCGAAACGCTGACCCTTCACGTCGGGGCTGGCACCTTCCTGCCGGTCAAGGCCGACGATACCGACGATCACCGCATGCACGCCGAATGGGGCCGCATTGACGCCGCGACGGCGGAGCGCCTCAACGCCGCGCGCGCGGCGGGCGGGCGGCTGATCGCGGTCGGCACCACCTCGCTTCGCCTCCTCGAAAGCGCGTGTGGGGAAGACGGCGTGATCCGCCCCTTCGCCGACGAAACCCGCATCTTCATCACGCCGGGCTACCGCTTCCGCGCGGTGGACGGCCTGATGACCAACTTCCATTTGCCCAAGTCGACGCTCTTCATGCTGGTAAGCGCGCTTATGGGCCGCGAACGGATGCAGAGCGCCTACGCCCACGCCATCGCCACGGGCTACCGCTTCTATTCCTACGGCGACAGTTCGCTGCTGCTGCCGTAA
- a CDS encoding (2Fe-2S)-binding protein, with product MVVCVCNALREKDVREAARNGADTPCSAYARYGRRPKCGQCVPFARTIIAAERASV from the coding sequence ATGGTCGTCTGCGTCTGCAATGCTCTTCGTGAAAAGGATGTCCGGGAAGCCGCGCGCAACGGGGCCGATACGCCGTGCAGCGCCTATGCCCGCTATGGCCGCCGCCCCAAATGCGGCCAGTGCGTCCCCTTCGCGCGCACCATCATCGCCGCCGAACGCGCGTCCGTCTGA
- the coaD gene encoding pantetheine-phosphate adenylyltransferase, with product MGTQRIGVYPGTFDPITLGHMDIIRRGAKLVDKLVIGVTTNIAKSPMFTDEERLEMVRRECAGVDTEIVVTGFNSLLMDFAESQGASVIIRGLRAVADFEYEYQMAGMNQQINGRVETVFLMADVSLQPIASRLVKEIALYGGPIHKFVSPAVCDDVTTRVDRLGRKGA from the coding sequence ATGGGCACACAGCGTATCGGCGTCTATCCCGGCACTTTCGACCCCATCACGCTGGGGCATATGGACATCATCCGGCGCGGCGCGAAGCTGGTCGACAAGCTGGTGATCGGCGTCACGACCAACATCGCCAAATCGCCCATGTTCACCGACGAGGAACGGCTGGAGATGGTCCGCCGCGAATGCGCGGGCGTCGACACCGAAATCGTCGTCACAGGCTTCAACTCGCTGCTCATGGACTTCGCCGAATCGCAGGGGGCCAGCGTCATCATCCGCGGCCTGCGCGCCGTCGCCGACTTCGAATATGAATATCAGATGGCGGGCATGAACCAGCAGATCAACGGCCGTGTCGAAACCGTCTTCCTGATGGCGGACGTGTCGCTGCAGCCCATCGCATCCCGCCTCGTCAAGGAAATCGCGCTCTACGGCGGGCCGATCCACAAATTCGTCAGCCCCGCCGTGTGCGACGATGTGACCACGCGCGTCGATCGGCTGGGCCGCAAGGGGGCGTGA
- a CDS encoding (deoxy)nucleoside triphosphate pyrophosphohydrolase, with amino-acid sequence MTRFSPLLVVAAALVDRDGRVLLQQRPPGKPMAELWEFPGGKVEPDETPEAALVRELEEELGIRTHRSCLAPATFASETLGDRHLLLLLYVCRKWEGVPQARHATALTWVRPAQMYALPMPPADLPLIGLLDAML; translated from the coding sequence ATGACGCGTTTTTCTCCCCTGCTGGTGGTGGCGGCGGCGCTGGTCGACCGCGACGGGCGCGTGCTCCTGCAACAGCGGCCGCCGGGCAAGCCGATGGCCGAACTGTGGGAATTTCCCGGCGGCAAGGTCGAGCCGGACGAAACGCCCGAGGCCGCGCTGGTGCGCGAACTGGAGGAGGAACTGGGCATCCGCACGCACCGGAGCTGCCTCGCGCCCGCGACCTTCGCCAGCGAAACGCTGGGCGACCGGCATCTGCTGCTGCTGCTCTATGTCTGCCGCAAATGGGAAGGCGTGCCGCAGGCGCGCCACGCGACCGCGCTCACATGGGTTCGTCCGGCGCAGATGTATGCGCTGCCGATGCCGCCCGCCGACCTGCCGCTGATCGGTCTGCTCGACGCGATGCTGTAA
- a CDS encoding Flp family type IVb pilin gives MRALIRVMTKSGLARSERGATAVEYGLILALIVLAMIAALNSLATKTVGMWNNVATEVAKH, from the coding sequence ATGCGCGCGCTGATCCGGGTCATGACGAAGAGCGGCCTGGCCCGGTCCGAACGCGGGGCGACGGCGGTCGAATATGGCCTGATCCTCGCCCTGATCGTGCTGGCCATGATCGCCGCGCTGAACAGCCTGGCGACCAAGACCGTCGGCATGTGGAACAACGTCGCGACAGAGGTTGCGAAACATTAA
- a CDS encoding DUF418 domain-containing protein codes for MTAARIPAMDVLRGCAVMGILWMNVTAFALPQSAYFNPVVAGALSAGDIAFWAVSLILVDGKMRGLFALLFGASMLLLIDREEMAGRDGRRTQTIRSGWLFVIGCLHFFLLWWGDILRVYAIVGLFALLFVGLEPLALVKRAFLCFLLQFLLVGAFIAGLYLWSHAATAPDAAAATRDGFATFMATLSDSASPATQAEIATYRGSFTGIVAMKAAAFPGEWVWGFLFNAFETLGFMLLGMAMLKGGFLTGSWDTEQYRRTARHCFLIGAPPMAALAIWVWWSGFAPLVSYGVALAWSLPFRIPLTVGWAALTLWMLARHRDSGMVARIAAAGRMSLSNYLLSSLMMAAMFYGWGFGLFAQVRPALLPLFVLLGWAVMLLWSKPWAERFALGPAEWLWRSLSSGQTQKIRKSS; via the coding sequence ATGACCGCCGCCCGCATTCCCGCCATGGACGTGCTGCGCGGCTGCGCCGTGATGGGAATCCTGTGGATGAATGTCACCGCGTTCGCCCTGCCCCAGAGCGCCTATTTCAACCCGGTGGTGGCGGGCGCGCTCTCAGCAGGCGACATCGCTTTCTGGGCGGTCAGCCTGATCCTGGTGGACGGCAAGATGCGCGGTCTTTTCGCGCTGCTGTTCGGCGCTTCGATGCTGCTGCTGATCGACAGGGAAGAGATGGCGGGGCGCGACGGGCGGCGGACGCAGACGATCCGTTCGGGATGGCTGTTCGTGATCGGCTGCCTCCACTTCTTCCTGCTGTGGTGGGGCGACATATTGCGCGTCTATGCGATCGTCGGCCTGTTCGCGCTGCTGTTCGTGGGGCTGGAGCCGCTGGCGCTGGTGAAGCGGGCCTTCCTCTGTTTCCTGCTCCAGTTCCTGCTCGTGGGCGCGTTCATCGCGGGCCTTTATCTCTGGAGCCATGCCGCCACCGCGCCCGATGCCGCTGCCGCCACGCGGGATGGGTTCGCGACCTTCATGGCGACGCTGTCCGATTCCGCCAGCCCCGCGACACAGGCGGAGATCGCCACCTATCGCGGGAGCTTCACCGGCATAGTGGCGATGAAGGCCGCGGCTTTTCCGGGCGAGTGGGTCTGGGGTTTCCTGTTCAACGCATTCGAGACACTGGGCTTCATGCTGCTGGGTATGGCGATGCTGAAGGGCGGGTTCCTGACCGGTAGCTGGGACACGGAACAGTATCGCCGCACCGCGCGCCACTGCTTCCTGATCGGGGCGCCGCCGATGGCGGCGCTGGCGATCTGGGTGTGGTGGAGCGGGTTTGCGCCGCTCGTCAGCTATGGCGTGGCGCTGGCATGGTCGCTGCCCTTCCGCATTCCGCTGACGGTCGGGTGGGCGGCGCTGACCCTGTGGATGCTGGCGCGGCATCGGGACAGCGGGATGGTGGCGCGAATCGCGGCGGCGGGGCGGATGAGCTTAAGCAACTATCTGCTCAGCAGCCTGATGATGGCGGCGATGTTCTATGGCTGGGGTTTCGGGCTGTTCGCGCAGGTGCGGCCCGCGCTGCTGCCGCTGTTCGTCTTGCTGGGCTGGGCGGTGATGCTGCTCTGGTCGAAGCCATGGGCGGAGCGATTCGCCCTTGGCCCGGCAGAGTGGCTGTGGCGCAGCCTTTCCAGCGGCCAGACGCAAAAGATTCGCAAGAGCAGCTAG
- a CDS encoding polyprenyl synthetase family protein, with protein MGERGASATAIVTARAAELAAQVDAAFDRLLAVPDDARRRLYEAMRHAAIGGGKRLRPLLVQAASDLFHIDREAALRVGLAIECIHVYSLIHDDLPAMDDDDMRRGKPTVHKAFDEATAILAGDCLHDLAFQILSDEGTHPDPFVRIELVRALALASGPAGMAGGQMMDLEAEKTRFDLATVTRLQNLKTGALIEVCVEAAAIMARLPAEARVPLHGYARDIGLAFQIADDLLDVEGDPALAGKALGKDAAAGKETFVSLLGVERARAQAAMLVDQAKAHLHGHGAEADLLRAIADYIVERDR; from the coding sequence ATGGGGGAGAGGGGGGCAAGCGCGACCGCCATCGTGACCGCGCGCGCGGCCGAACTCGCGGCGCAGGTCGACGCGGCGTTCGACCGGCTGCTCGCCGTGCCGGACGATGCGCGCCGCCGCCTTTACGAAGCGATGCGCCATGCCGCCATCGGCGGCGGCAAGCGGCTTCGCCCTCTGCTGGTGCAGGCGGCGTCCGACCTTTTCCATATTGACCGGGAAGCGGCGCTGCGCGTCGGCCTCGCAATCGAATGCATCCATGTCTATTCGCTGATCCACGACGATCTCCCCGCCATGGACGACGACGACATGCGCCGGGGCAAGCCCACGGTGCACAAGGCGTTCGACGAGGCGACGGCGATCCTCGCGGGGGATTGCCTCCACGATCTCGCCTTCCAGATCCTGTCGGATGAAGGCACGCATCCCGACCCCTTCGTCCGCATCGAACTGGTGCGGGCGCTCGCGCTCGCCAGCGGCCCTGCCGGCATGGCGGGCGGGCAGATGATGGATCTGGAGGCGGAAAAGACCCGCTTCGACCTTGCCACCGTCACCCGGCTCCAGAATCTCAAGACCGGCGCGCTGATCGAGGTGTGCGTGGAGGCCGCCGCGATCATGGCGCGCCTGCCCGCCGAAGCGCGCGTGCCGCTGCACGGCTATGCCCGCGACATCGGTCTCGCCTTCCAGATCGCCGACGACCTGCTCGATGTGGAGGGCGACCCCGCGCTCGCGGGCAAGGCGCTGGGCAAGGATGCGGCGGCGGGCAAGGAGACTTTCGTGTCGCTGCTGGGCGTCGAGCGCGCCCGCGCGCAGGCGGCGATGCTGGTGGATCAGGCCAAGGCGCATCTGCACGGGCACGGCGCGGAAGCCGACCTGCTGCGCGCCATTGCTGACTATATCGTGGAGAGGGACCGCTAA
- a CDS encoding methyltransferase domain-containing protein: MSDPRKQRISEAFGAAADRYDDHAGPQRFAARLVADLAGRQQPGGRPRILEIGCGTGFLTREVPLRWPDAELIATDLSPRMVEKTADGGWLGGTFLAMDGEHPAFDEPWFDLILSSLAFQWFDDLPAALERIVALLKPGGSLFFSTMGQGSFAAWRAAHEACGLRAGVPDYPSLADLRAMLARHEDAFAFDETVALEGEGARTLLAHLKGIGAVVPHAGRAPLSAGDLRRVMATYDAAGGRDAYQLLFARITRTR, encoded by the coding sequence ATGAGCGACCCGCGCAAGCAACGGATCAGCGAAGCCTTTGGCGCGGCGGCGGATCGCTACGACGATCATGCCGGGCCGCAGCGCTTCGCCGCGCGCCTCGTCGCGGACCTTGCCGGGCGTCAGCAGCCGGGCGGACGCCCCCGCATCCTGGAGATCGGCTGCGGCACCGGCTTCCTGACGCGCGAGGTTCCGCTACGCTGGCCCGACGCGGAACTGATCGCGACCGACCTGTCGCCGCGCATGGTGGAAAAGACCGCGGACGGCGGCTGGCTCGGCGGCACATTCCTCGCGATGGACGGCGAGCATCCGGCCTTCGACGAGCCATGGTTCGACCTCATCCTCTCCAGCCTCGCTTTCCAGTGGTTCGACGACCTCCCCGCCGCGCTGGAACGGATCGTCGCTCTGCTCAAGCCGGGAGGCAGCCTCTTCTTCTCGACCATGGGACAGGGAAGCTTCGCGGCGTGGCGGGCGGCGCATGAAGCATGCGGCCTGCGCGCGGGCGTGCCCGACTATCCCTCGCTCGCCGATCTGCGCGCGATGCTGGCGCGCCATGAAGATGCCTTCGCCTTCGACGAGACGGTGGCGCTGGAGGGGGAGGGCGCGCGCACGCTCCTCGCGCATCTCAAGGGCATCGGGGCTGTGGTGCCCCACGCCGGGCGCGCGCCGCTGTCAGCGGGCGACCTGCGCCGTGTGATGGCGACCTATGACGCGGCGGGCGGGCGTGACGCCTATCAGTTGCTCTTCGCGCGCATCACCCGCACACGCTGA
- the bfr gene encoding bacterioferritin — translation MKGDAKVIEYLNEVLKNELTAINQYFLHYRMLNHWGIEKLAKFEYEESIDEMKHADKVAERILFLDGLPNFQLLGRLKIGETVEEILKADLELEYEALPVLRDAIAYSESVRDFVSRDLFQYILESEEEHVDTLETQFEMIERMGIQNYIQLQSKAKED, via the coding sequence ATGAAGGGCGACGCCAAGGTCATCGAATATCTGAACGAGGTGCTCAAGAACGAGCTGACCGCGATCAACCAGTATTTCCTCCACTATCGCATGCTCAACCACTGGGGCATCGAGAAGCTCGCCAAGTTCGAATATGAGGAATCCATCGACGAGATGAAGCATGCCGACAAGGTGGCGGAGCGCATCCTCTTCCTCGACGGCCTGCCCAATTTTCAGCTTCTGGGCCGGCTCAAGATAGGCGAGACGGTGGAGGAGATCCTCAAGGCCGACCTCGAACTGGAATATGAGGCGCTGCCGGTGCTGCGCGACGCCATCGCCTACAGCGAATCGGTGCGCGATTTCGTGAGCCGCGACCTGTTCCAATATATCCTCGAAAGCGAGGAGGAGCATGTCGACACGCTCGAAACCCAGTTCGAGATGATCGAACGGATGGGCATCCAGAATTATATCCAGCTTCAGAGCAAGGCGAAGGAAGACTGA